TGGCAGACCGATTTCGTCACCTACAGCCTGATCGCCGCCACCTTCATCGGCAGCCCGTTCGTGCTGCTCACCCGCGGCCACGTCAATGTCGACGTTCTGCCGATCTACCTTACGCCGAGGCCGCGCTTCTGGCTGGCGCTGGTCGCGGCCCTTTTGTCGCTGGCCTTCTGTCTAACTTTGATGGTTCTGGGCTTTCTGTTCTTCAAGGAGGCCTGGGACAATAACTGGGTCTCGTTCACGATGTGGCGGGCGCGGCTGTGGATTCCCTATAGCTCGATGCCCATCGGCTTGGGCATCCTGTCGCTGCAATATGTCGTCGACATCGTCAAGCTGTCGACCGGCGAAGACCCCCCCTTCGGCATCGATCGGAGCGAGGCGGCATGAGCCCGGTCGCCCAGGGCGTGACCATTCTCGGCATAACCCTTGTCGTCCTGATGTCGGGCATGCCGGT
This is a stretch of genomic DNA from Hyphomicrobiales bacterium. It encodes these proteins:
- a CDS encoding TRAP transporter small permease subunit, translating into MDLFVRAVTLISQICGIVAGTLIAAAVFVVCHMVFVRYVLNENTIWQTDFVTYSLIAATFIGSPFVLLTRGHVNVDVLPIYLTPRPRFWLALVAALLSLAFCLTLMVLGFLFFKEAWDNNWVSFTMWRARLWIPYSSMPIGLGILSLQYVVDIVKLSTGEDPPFGIDRSEAA